The following proteins are co-located in the Candidatus Manganitrophaceae bacterium genome:
- a CDS encoding TRAM domain-containing protein — protein sequence MVGNYAIHVFFILFSTLTGYSVASRLLDVGNAYWGALIGLLLGGGLVTLESFMQKVAVKRLFWGSFGFILGVLASGILNVIVDPLFSLNPTLFLFWKWLSLLFLSYMGLFLSLKIEMDPTILFLGRRQTEAALSSVVSNSKILDTSVIIDGRIADLCETGFLEGTYIIPQFILQELQHIADSSDSLKRARGRRGLDILHRIQKMVDIDVRIVDDDFPSIREVDSKIIALGKRLSAKVVTNDLNLNKVAELQGVRVLNINQLCNALKPVVLPGETMRVFVLKEGKESGQGIAYLDDGTMIVVDDAKRWIGKNIDVVVTSVLQTTAGRMIFTRVREEPEREREEYPAVRAN from the coding sequence ATGGTTGGAAATTATGCGATTCATGTTTTTTTCATTCTCTTTAGCACCCTAACCGGTTATTCGGTTGCATCCCGGCTTCTCGATGTCGGCAACGCCTATTGGGGGGCGCTCATCGGACTGCTGCTCGGCGGGGGGCTGGTCACGCTGGAAAGCTTTATGCAAAAGGTCGCCGTCAAGCGACTTTTCTGGGGATCTTTCGGATTTATTCTCGGTGTGCTCGCGAGCGGCATTCTGAATGTCATCGTCGATCCACTTTTTTCGCTCAATCCGACCTTGTTCCTCTTCTGGAAATGGCTCTCTCTTCTTTTTCTTTCCTACATGGGGCTCTTCCTCTCCCTTAAAATTGAAATGGACCCTACCATTTTATTTCTCGGAAGGCGACAGACGGAGGCGGCGCTTTCCTCGGTCGTTTCAAACAGCAAAATTCTCGATACGAGCGTGATCATCGACGGCCGGATCGCCGATCTCTGCGAGACAGGCTTTCTCGAAGGAACCTACATCATTCCGCAATTTATTCTTCAGGAGCTCCAACACATCGCCGATTCGTCCGATTCTCTCAAGCGCGCCCGCGGCAGAAGGGGCCTCGATATTTTGCACCGGATTCAAAAAATGGTCGATATCGATGTGCGGATTGTCGATGACGATTTCCCCTCGATCCGAGAGGTCGACTCGAAAATCATCGCGCTCGGCAAGCGCCTCTCAGCCAAGGTCGTCACCAATGACCTGAATCTTAATAAAGTGGCTGAACTTCAAGGGGTTAGAGTTCTAAACATAAACCAACTCTGTAATGCTTTAAAACCGGTAGTCCTCCCCGGAGAGACGATGCGGGTCTTCGTATTAAAAGAGGGGAAAGAATCGGGGCAGGGGATCGCCTATCTGGATGACGGCACGATGATCGTTGTCGATGACGCAAAGAGATGGATTGGAAAGAACATTGATGTGGTCGTCACCAGCGTCTTGCAAACGACCGCCGGAAGGATGATTTTCACCCGTGTTCGCGAAGAGCCGGAGAGGGAGCGCGAGGAATATCCGGCGGTGAGAGCCAATTGA
- a CDS encoding AAA family ATPase, producing the protein MDKIGLFKDLQLPKKAVWAVGGGKGGTGKSFLSANLGIALTQMGKKVLLVDADLGCANLHTCLGVNPGATLSDFVQGKIRDIGQILTQTEIPNLALISGAQDFLEIANPKHSQKMRLIRQIHELDFEYIILDLGAGTSFTNLDFFLSADTGILSVIPEPTSIENVYRFIKSVFYRRFKKIARDPEVKEIVMIAMDEKNERGIRTPHDLIDHVASINEKAGQKLKEAVYTFAPKIVVNQVRSKDDMTLGFSMRSSCGKYFGIKVDYVGYVEYDDHVWQATKKKRPLLLEYPNSSAARCLERTVLNLIKKEELKLNSIVNQ; encoded by the coding sequence ATGGATAAAATAGGATTGTTTAAAGATCTTCAGCTCCCTAAAAAAGCGGTCTGGGCCGTCGGCGGGGGGAAGGGGGGAACGGGGAAGAGTTTCTTGTCGGCCAATCTCGGAATCGCGCTGACGCAAATGGGGAAGAAGGTCCTCCTGGTCGATGCCGATTTGGGATGCGCCAACCTTCACACCTGTCTGGGGGTGAACCCCGGAGCGACCCTTTCCGATTTCGTCCAGGGGAAAATTCGAGATATCGGACAGATTCTCACGCAGACGGAGATTCCCAACCTCGCGCTGATCTCCGGCGCGCAAGATTTTTTGGAGATCGCCAATCCGAAACACAGCCAAAAGATGCGGCTGATCCGTCAGATTCACGAATTGGATTTTGAATATATTATTCTCGATCTCGGCGCGGGAACCTCCTTCACCAACCTTGATTTTTTTCTGAGCGCCGATACCGGCATTCTCAGCGTGATTCCGGAGCCGACCTCGATCGAAAATGTCTACCGTTTTATCAAGAGCGTCTTTTATCGACGATTTAAAAAAATCGCCCGGGATCCCGAGGTGAAAGAGATCGTGATGATCGCGATGGACGAAAAGAACGAGCGGGGGATTCGAACGCCGCACGATTTGATCGATCATGTCGCTTCCATCAACGAGAAGGCGGGGCAGAAATTAAAGGAGGCGGTCTACACCTTCGCCCCGAAAATCGTCGTCAACCAGGTGCGCTCCAAAGACGACATGACCTTGGGATTTTCAATGAGGAGTTCCTGCGGAAAGTATTTCGGGATTAAAGTTGATTATGTGGGGTACGTCGAGTATGATGACCACGTTTGGCAGGCGACGAAGAAAAAACGCCCGCTGCTGCTGGAGTATCCCAACTCGAGCGCGGCCCGGTGCCTGGAGCGGACCGTCTTGAATTTGATCAAGAAGGAAGAATTGAAATTAAACTCTATCGTCAATCAATAG
- a CDS encoding helix-turn-helix domain-containing protein produces the protein MKRFSEQNYYEVLEVSYRATWGEIQKAYELARKTYGTDSAAAYSLFDREDREQIYKKIEEAYRTLIDQEKRKKYDESISKEIEALAEPVAAPAEAPAPSLLLDETTEPGEINGKVLKQMRERQGISVQEIADRTRINITYLLHIEEDNFKSLPAEVYLRSYLLQYAKMLHWNTQKIVEGYLKVYLQWKKEKAEPN, from the coding sequence ATGAAGCGTTTTTCAGAGCAAAATTATTACGAGGTCTTGGAGGTCTCATACCGCGCCACCTGGGGAGAAATCCAAAAGGCATACGAGCTGGCGAGGAAGACCTACGGGACCGACTCCGCCGCCGCGTATTCCCTCTTCGACCGGGAAGACCGCGAGCAGATTTATAAAAAGATCGAAGAGGCCTACCGGACGCTGATCGATCAGGAGAAAAGAAAGAAATACGACGAGAGCATTTCAAAAGAAATAGAGGCGCTCGCCGAGCCGGTCGCGGCGCCGGCCGAAGCGCCGGCCCCTTCGCTCCTTCTCGACGAGACCACCGAGCCGGGCGAGATCAACGGCAAGGTCCTGAAACAGATGCGGGAGCGGCAGGGAATTTCAGTCCAAGAGATTGCAGACCGGACCCGCATCAACATCACCTACCTCTTACATATCGAGGAAGACAACTTCAAGTCCCTTCCGGCGGAGGTCTATCTTCGAAGCTATCTCCTCCAGTATGCCAAGATGCTTCATTGGAATACCCAAAAAATCGTGGAAGGCTACCTCAAGGTCTATCTGCAATGGAAGAAGGAAAAAGCCGAGCCTAATTAA
- a CDS encoding DUF3047 domain-containing protein codes for MDAMNHRRAPFHLAVFLLLSILFLIPALLPAEEVFQEDFTAGLEAGLPRGWKLKQWFGKSHQVEIVSDDGAPAVRLVSDKNSFGLYREFATQAKSAPLLTWKWKVVRLPDGGDVRDKKKDDEAAQIYILFPRFPKMFNTRMLGYIWDSSAPKGSQVVSRKSSNTRYVVLESGKEHLGEWLKESRNIYDDYRALFGEEPPAVGGITLMIDSDDTGSSAESYFADIRLRKKE; via the coding sequence ATGGACGCGATGAATCATAGAAGGGCTCCCTTTCACCTTGCCGTCTTCCTCCTTTTGTCGATCCTTTTTCTGATTCCCGCGCTGTTGCCGGCCGAGGAGGTCTTTCAGGAGGATTTCACAGCGGGCCTTGAAGCGGGACTCCCAAGGGGATGGAAGCTCAAGCAGTGGTTTGGGAAGAGCCATCAGGTCGAGATCGTCTCCGACGACGGGGCGCCGGCGGTCCGCCTGGTAAGCGACAAAAACAGTTTCGGGCTCTATCGAGAGTTCGCGACCCAGGCGAAATCGGCCCCGCTTCTCACGTGGAAATGGAAAGTCGTTCGTCTCCCCGACGGCGGCGACGTCCGAGACAAGAAGAAAGATGACGAGGCCGCTCAGATCTACATCCTGTTCCCCCGCTTTCCGAAAATGTTCAATACCCGGATGCTCGGCTATATCTGGGACAGCAGCGCGCCGAAGGGGAGCCAGGTGGTCAGCCGGAAATCGTCCAATACCCGTTACGTCGTTTTGGAGAGCGGGAAAGAGCATCTGGGGGAATGGCTGAAGGAGAGCCGGAATATTTATGACGATTACAGAGCCCTTTTCGGAGAAGAGCCCCCCGCCGTCGGCGGGATCACCTTGATGATCGACTCGGATGACACCGGTTCCTCCGCAGAAAGCTACTTTGCCGACATCCGCCTCAGAAAAAAAGAATAA
- the bioA gene encoding adenosylmethionine--8-amino-7-oxononanoate transaminase, producing MRKSRPRRSATRRANGKSPSRAIPVDRFKPTEQEEWVEKGKKLIWHPFTQMKEWETERPTLITEGTGVYLTDSDGKKYLDGVSSIWVNVHGHRKREIDEALIDQIGRISHSTLLGLSNRPAIELAERLLGLAPPGLARVFYSDDGSTAVEVAIKLAFGYWQRRGGEYQKKRKFLSFEQAYHGDTIGSVSVGGIDLFHRAYEPLLFETVKVPAPFCYRCPLSLSHPSCQLACIDAVEKTIQRHRHELAGMIIEPLVQAAAGMLTAPPGYLKEMRALCSRYDLLMIVDEVATGFGRTGKMFACEHEGITPDLMVLSKGITGGYLPLAATLATQTIYDAYLGEYSEFKTFFHGHSYTGNPLGCAAAIANLNIFKNDRVLEKLQAKIAFAKKTLRPWKRWAHVGDIRQVGLMIGIELVADKKKKTAYPVAWRVGAQVCRAAKERGVLLRPLGNVIVLMPPLSISIRDLKKLMTIVGEEIRRVTSGLN from the coding sequence ATGCGGAAATCGCGGCCGAGGCGATCGGCGACGCGCCGAGCCAACGGAAAATCCCCCTCCAGAGCGATTCCGGTCGATCGGTTCAAGCCGACCGAGCAGGAAGAATGGGTGGAGAAGGGAAAAAAGCTGATCTGGCATCCCTTTACTCAGATGAAAGAGTGGGAGACAGAGAGACCGACCCTCATTACGGAGGGGACCGGAGTTTATCTCACCGATTCGGACGGAAAAAAATACCTAGACGGAGTCTCTTCCATTTGGGTCAACGTTCATGGACATCGCAAGCGGGAAATCGACGAAGCGCTGATCGATCAGATCGGGCGGATCTCTCATTCCACCCTGCTCGGCCTCTCGAATCGGCCGGCGATCGAGTTGGCCGAGCGGCTCCTCGGACTCGCCCCCCCCGGGCTGGCGAGAGTTTTTTACTCCGACGACGGTTCCACCGCCGTCGAGGTGGCGATTAAGCTCGCCTTCGGCTACTGGCAGCGGAGGGGGGGGGAATATCAAAAAAAGAGAAAGTTCCTCTCCTTCGAGCAGGCCTATCATGGCGACACGATCGGATCGGTGAGCGTCGGCGGGATCGATCTCTTCCATCGCGCGTACGAACCGCTTTTATTCGAAACGGTCAAGGTCCCGGCCCCCTTTTGTTATCGCTGTCCCCTTTCATTGTCCCATCCTTCCTGTCAGCTGGCCTGCATCGATGCGGTGGAGAAGACGATCCAGCGCCACCGTCATGAACTGGCCGGGATGATCATCGAGCCGCTGGTCCAAGCCGCGGCCGGAATGCTGACCGCGCCCCCCGGTTATCTCAAGGAGATGCGGGCGCTCTGCAGCCGATATGACCTGCTGATGATCGTCGATGAGGTGGCGACCGGTTTTGGGCGAACGGGAAAGATGTTTGCGTGCGAGCACGAGGGGATCACCCCCGACCTGATGGTTCTCTCCAAAGGGATTACGGGGGGATATCTTCCGCTGGCCGCGACCCTCGCCACTCAGACGATCTATGATGCCTATCTGGGAGAGTATTCCGAGTTTAAGACCTTCTTTCACGGCCACAGCTACACCGGAAACCCGCTCGGCTGCGCCGCCGCGATTGCGAACCTAAATATTTTCAAAAACGATCGCGTTCTGGAAAAGCTGCAGGCCAAGATTGCGTTTGCGAAAAAAACGCTCCGTCCTTGGAAAAGATGGGCCCATGTCGGAGATATTCGTCAGGTCGGACTGATGATCGGCATCGAGCTGGTCGCAGACAAGAAAAAGAAAACTGCGTATCCGGTGGCGTGGCGGGTCGGCGCCCAGGTCTGCCGCGCCGCGAAGGAACGGGGCGTTCTCCTCCGGCCGCTCGGGAACGTCATTGTTTTAATGCCGCCGCTGTCGATCTCGATACGGGATTTGAAAAAGCTGATGACGATCGTCGGAGAGGAGATTCGAAGAGTGACTTCCGGCCTTAATTAG
- a CDS encoding DegQ family serine endoprotease, which yields MSGDNQEIRPKRFVFSVFLVIVGMVIGITLVSEFHLLPFGAAVNEAPKELQKQKPPAIAQTEQTFVEISKAVTPAVVNISTTRVIKGGGEGGGEEGGGGPPGFPFDDPFFRRFFGDQAPRRGQPPPRERKAQSLGSGVIVDSDGLIITNNHVVAKSDEIKVLLGDKREFKGKLIGSDPKSDIAVIKIDAKDLPTIPWGESDKLQVGEYVLAIGNPFGLNQTVTMGIVSAVGRANVGIADYEDFIQTDAAINPGNSGGAMVNTHGELVGINTAIFTQSGGYMGIGFAVPSKMAHTIMDSLVKNGKVVRGWLGISIQEITPQLAKEFGLKESKGALVGDVLPNSPAEKAGFKRGDIIVQYNNQPIENSTQLRNMVAQTGVGTRAKVRVVRDKKEKDLELTIEEQPKDVGKSGETEQPAEEGASTALSGLEVRNLTPEITKQLGLGRNEKGVVITRVESGSVAEEVGLQRGDLIMEVNRKPVRNTEDYDAILSKIKKDESVLLLINRQGRTMFVTISP from the coding sequence ATGTCGGGGGATAATCAAGAGATACGGCCGAAGCGGTTTGTATTTTCCGTTTTTTTGGTGATTGTCGGAATGGTCATCGGCATTACACTGGTTTCCGAATTTCATCTCCTCCCTTTTGGGGCGGCGGTCAATGAGGCTCCCAAAGAGCTGCAAAAACAAAAACCGCCCGCCATCGCCCAAACCGAACAGACCTTTGTGGAGATCTCCAAGGCGGTTACGCCGGCGGTCGTGAACATTTCAACCACGCGGGTGATCAAAGGAGGAGGTGAAGGCGGCGGAGAAGAAGGAGGGGGAGGCCCTCCCGGGTTCCCCTTCGATGATCCGTTCTTCCGGCGCTTTTTCGGGGACCAGGCCCCCCGTCGCGGACAGCCGCCCCCCCGGGAGAGAAAGGCGCAAAGCCTCGGCTCGGGGGTGATCGTCGATTCCGATGGACTGATCATCACCAACAATCATGTCGTCGCCAAATCGGATGAAATCAAAGTTTTATTGGGGGACAAGCGGGAGTTCAAGGGAAAGCTGATCGGAAGCGATCCGAAGAGCGACATCGCGGTGATTAAAATCGATGCGAAGGACCTTCCGACGATCCCTTGGGGAGAGTCCGACAAGCTGCAGGTCGGAGAATATGTCTTGGCGATCGGGAATCCGTTCGGGCTCAACCAGACGGTGACGATGGGGATCGTCTCGGCGGTGGGGCGGGCGAACGTCGGGATCGCCGATTATGAAGACTTCATTCAGACCGATGCCGCCATCAACCCCGGCAACTCCGGCGGGGCGATGGTCAACACCCACGGAGAGCTGGTCGGAATCAACACCGCCATCTTTACACAGAGCGGCGGATATATGGGGATCGGCTTTGCCGTCCCGAGCAAGATGGCCCACACCATCATGGACAGCTTGGTCAAAAATGGAAAGGTGGTCCGCGGATGGCTCGGGATCTCCATTCAAGAGATTACCCCTCAACTCGCCAAGGAATTCGGCCTGAAAGAGTCGAAGGGGGCGCTCGTCGGGGATGTCCTCCCCAACAGTCCCGCCGAGAAGGCCGGTTTTAAACGGGGCGATATCATTGTTCAATACAACAACCAGCCGATTGAGAACTCCACCCAATTAAGAAATATGGTGGCGCAGACCGGGGTCGGAACCCGCGCCAAAGTGCGGGTGGTCCGAGATAAGAAAGAGAAAGATCTCGAGCTTACGATTGAAGAGCAGCCGAAAGATGTCGGAAAAAGCGGGGAGACCGAGCAACCGGCAGAGGAAGGGGCCAGCACCGCGCTGAGCGGCCTTGAAGTTCGAAACCTCACCCCTGAAATCACAAAACAGCTCGGTTTGGGTCGGAACGAAAAAGGGGTCGTGATCACCCGGGTCGAATCGGGAAGCGTCGCCGAGGAGGTCGGCCTGCAAAGGGGAGATCTCATCATGGAGGTGAATCGAAAACCGGTCCGCAATACCGAGGATTACGATGCCATCCTCTCCAAGATCAAGAAAGACGAATCGGTCCTCTTATTGATTAATCGGCAGGGAAGGACGATGTTTGTAACGATCTCACCTTAA